Proteins from a single region of Streptomyces sp. TN58:
- a CDS encoding MBL fold metallo-hydrolase — MKLTKRLHSCVQLEKDGRTLVIDPGAFSEPDAGLGADALLVTHEHPDHFDEGRLRAALDANPAAALWTLRSVAERIAPAYPGRVHTVGHGDTFTAAGFEVQAHGELHAVIHPDIPRVTNVGYLVDGSLFHPGDALTVPGVPVETLMVPVHAPWNKVSEVIDYLREVKPRRALDIHDAYLADIARPIYDFALDKLGGTDHGRLPAGDSAEL; from the coding sequence ATGAAGCTCACCAAGCGGCTGCACTCCTGCGTCCAGTTGGAGAAGGACGGGCGCACGCTCGTCATCGACCCGGGCGCCTTCAGCGAACCGGACGCGGGCCTGGGGGCGGACGCCCTCCTGGTCACGCACGAACACCCCGACCACTTCGACGAGGGCCGGCTGCGGGCCGCCCTCGACGCGAACCCGGCGGCAGCCCTGTGGACCCTGCGCAGCGTCGCCGAGCGGATCGCACCCGCCTACCCCGGCCGGGTGCACACGGTCGGCCACGGCGACACCTTCACCGCGGCCGGATTCGAGGTGCAGGCGCACGGCGAGCTGCACGCCGTGATCCACCCCGACATCCCGCGGGTCACCAACGTCGGCTACCTCGTCGACGGCTCCCTCTTCCACCCCGGCGACGCGCTGACCGTGCCCGGGGTCCCGGTGGAGACCCTGATGGTGCCGGTACACGCACCCTGGAACAAGGTCTCCGAGGTGATCGACTACCTCCGGGAGGTGAAGCCCCGCCGGGCCCTCGACATCCACGACGCCTACCTCGCCGACATCGCCCGGCCGATCTACGACTTCGCCCTGGACAAGCTCGGCGGCACCGACCACGGGCGGCTCCCCGCCGGGGACAGCGCCGAGCTGTAA
- a CDS encoding DMT family transporter, which produces MAVASPPVLQAAPRRAWAADLPVLAVAVVWGGSYLAAKGITTAHTVIAVLVLRFALVLPVLVLAGWARLRALTPAQLRGAGLLGLVLGGIFLLETYGVVHTSATNAGLIISLTMIFTPLAEAAIRKQAPSAGFLGAAGASVLGVVLLTQGAGAGFSAPGPGDLLILGAALARTLHVLLMARVEDVQGADPLSLTTVQLGGAVLVFALLAALPGTGATPWAAAADFGPAQWAGLAFLSVFCTLFAFFVQMWAVRRTSPSRVSLLLGTEPLWAAAAGIAVGGEHLGPLGYAGAALVLVGTAWGRRAVTRAPVTPAPAA; this is translated from the coding sequence GTGGCCGTCGCCTCACCGCCCGTTCTGCAAGCCGCGCCCCGCCGGGCCTGGGCCGCCGATCTGCCCGTGCTGGCCGTCGCCGTCGTGTGGGGCGGCAGCTACCTCGCCGCCAAGGGCATCACCACCGCGCACACCGTGATCGCCGTACTGGTGCTGCGGTTCGCGCTCGTGCTGCCCGTGCTCGTCCTCGCCGGGTGGGCGCGGCTGCGTGCGCTGACCCCCGCCCAGCTGCGCGGCGCCGGGCTGCTGGGGCTCGTACTCGGCGGGATCTTCCTGCTGGAGACCTACGGGGTCGTCCACACCTCCGCCACCAACGCCGGGCTGATCATCAGCCTGACCATGATCTTCACCCCGCTCGCCGAGGCCGCCATCAGGAAGCAGGCACCGTCCGCCGGGTTCCTCGGGGCCGCTGGTGCGTCCGTCCTCGGCGTCGTGCTCCTCACGCAGGGCGCGGGGGCCGGCTTCAGCGCGCCCGGCCCCGGTGACCTGCTCATCCTCGGAGCCGCGCTCGCCCGCACCCTGCACGTCCTGCTGATGGCCCGGGTCGAGGACGTCCAGGGCGCCGACCCCCTCTCCCTGACCACCGTGCAGCTCGGCGGCGCCGTGCTCGTCTTCGCCCTGCTGGCCGCCCTGCCCGGGACGGGCGCCACCCCGTGGGCCGCCGCAGCCGACTTCGGGCCCGCGCAGTGGGCGGGACTGGCGTTCCTCTCCGTCTTCTGCACGCTCTTCGCCTTCTTCGTGCAGATGTGGGCCGTACGGCGTACCTCGCCCTCCCGGGTCAGCCTGCTGCTCGGCACCGAGCCCCTGTGGGCCGCCGCCGCCGGCATCGCCGTCGGCGGGGAGCACCTGGGCCCCCTCGGCTACGCCGGAGCCGCGCTGGTCCTCGTCGGCACCGCCTGGGGGCGCCGGGCGGTCACCCGGGCGCCGGTCACCCCGGCGCCCGCCGCCTGA
- a CDS encoding DUF6278 family protein gives MNIPFLDNWLNRRETEQGAGLAAALVDDPEGVAELFSECEMLRVHARAAGLELDESPVSLEALDQLMPRWRRDPEVVPWLGNDAGFYLGTVIVRTVPGAAWKVWPNGQPVIRLASGRELNVIESGVSWAMTGSPELSQAYAEASEG, from the coding sequence ATGAACATCCCTTTCCTGGACAACTGGCTGAACCGGCGTGAAACGGAACAGGGTGCGGGGCTCGCGGCCGCCCTCGTGGACGACCCCGAGGGCGTCGCGGAGTTGTTCTCGGAGTGCGAGATGCTGCGGGTCCACGCGCGGGCGGCCGGGCTCGAACTCGACGAAAGCCCGGTCTCGTTGGAGGCCCTCGACCAGCTGATGCCCCGCTGGCGGCGCGACCCCGAGGTGGTGCCCTGGCTCGGCAACGACGCGGGCTTCTACCTCGGAACCGTGATCGTCCGGACCGTCCCGGGGGCGGCCTGGAAGGTGTGGCCCAACGGCCAGCCGGTGATCCGGCTGGCCTCGGGCCGCGAGCTGAACGTGATCGAGTCGGGCGTCTCATGGGCGATGACCGGCTCCCCCGAGCTCAGCCAGGCGTACGCGGAGGCGTCCGAGGGCTGA
- a CDS encoding exodeoxyribonuclease III, whose protein sequence is MRIATYNVNSITARLPRLLAWLESSGTDVVCIQETKCSAEQFPHEQLRELGYEAAVNATGRWNGVALLSRVGLEDVVVGLPGGPDYEGVQEPRAISATCDGVRVWSVYVPNGREVEHDHYGYKLDWFRALAAAVAEDAAGPRPFAVLGDFNVAPTDEDVYDPAVFAGLTHVTPAERAALEALRTAGLSDVFPRALKYDRPYTFWDYRMLAFPKNKGMRIDLVYGNEPFTKAVTDAYVDREERKGKGASDHAPVVVDLDLAR, encoded by the coding sequence ATGCGTATCGCCACCTACAACGTCAACTCCATCACCGCCCGGCTGCCGCGCCTGCTGGCCTGGCTGGAGAGCTCCGGCACCGATGTCGTGTGCATCCAGGAGACCAAGTGCTCGGCGGAGCAGTTCCCGCACGAGCAGCTGCGCGAGCTGGGCTACGAGGCCGCGGTCAACGCCACCGGCCGCTGGAACGGCGTGGCCCTGCTCTCCAGGGTCGGCCTGGAGGACGTGGTCGTGGGACTCCCCGGCGGCCCCGACTACGAGGGCGTCCAGGAGCCCCGCGCGATCTCCGCCACCTGCGACGGGGTCCGCGTCTGGTCGGTGTACGTGCCCAACGGCCGGGAGGTCGAGCACGACCACTACGGCTACAAGCTGGACTGGTTCCGCGCCCTGGCCGCCGCCGTAGCCGAGGACGCGGCCGGCCCGCGCCCCTTCGCGGTGCTCGGCGACTTCAACGTGGCACCGACCGACGAGGACGTCTACGACCCGGCGGTCTTCGCGGGCCTCACCCACGTCACCCCGGCCGAGCGGGCCGCCCTGGAGGCGCTGCGGACGGCCGGCCTCTCGGACGTCTTCCCGCGCGCGCTGAAGTACGACCGCCCGTACACCTTCTGGGACTACCGCATGCTCGCCTTCCCCAAGAACAAGGGCATGCGCATCGACCTCGTCTACGGCAACGAGCCCTTCACCAAGGCCGTCACCGACGCGTACGTCGACCGCGAGGAGCGCAAGGGCAAGGGCGCCTCCGACCACGCACCGGTCGTCGTCGACCTGGACCTGGCCCGGTAG
- a CDS encoding dihydrofolate reductase family protein: protein MAELTLTTFVTLDGVMQAPGGPDEDRSDGFEYGGWAAPYIDEGMGEFVTEVFGRAGAFLLGRKTYEIFAGYWPEHDEPGDPVAGGLNRLPKYVASTTLKEPAWGPATVLDGEHLQSEIVRVKDALEGDRELQVHGSGQLAQWLLARDLVDEINLLVFPVAVGAGRRLFPTGGLPTAYELTGSRTTSAGLAIHTYRPTGRASFGTVGN, encoded by the coding sequence ATGGCCGAGCTGACACTGACCACCTTCGTCACGCTGGACGGCGTGATGCAGGCGCCGGGCGGGCCCGACGAGGACCGCAGCGACGGGTTCGAGTACGGCGGGTGGGCAGCGCCGTACATCGACGAGGGGATGGGGGAGTTCGTCACCGAGGTGTTCGGCCGGGCCGGGGCGTTCCTGCTCGGGCGGAAGACGTACGAGATCTTCGCCGGCTACTGGCCGGAGCACGACGAGCCGGGCGACCCGGTGGCGGGCGGGCTGAACCGGCTGCCGAAGTACGTGGCCTCGACCACCCTCAAGGAGCCGGCCTGGGGGCCGGCGACCGTGCTCGACGGGGAGCACCTGCAGAGCGAGATCGTCCGGGTCAAGGACGCGCTGGAGGGGGACCGGGAGCTCCAGGTGCACGGCAGCGGGCAGCTCGCGCAGTGGCTGCTCGCCCGGGACCTGGTCGACGAGATCAATCTGCTGGTCTTCCCCGTGGCGGTGGGGGCCGGGCGCCGCCTCTTCCCCACAGGCGGCCTGCCGACCGCCTACGAGCTGACGGGCTCCCGTACGACGTCGGCCGGTCTGGCCATCCACACGTACCGGCCCACGGGCCGGGCCTCCTTCGGCACCGTCGGCAACTGA
- a CDS encoding ABC transporter permease: MSAATAVDERLAPSSLVHRLLGRPELGAVVGAVAVFVFFSVAAPTFLQASSISTILYSASTIGIMAVPVAMLMIGGEFDLSAGVMVTTSALVSSMFSYQMTANVWVGVAVSLLVTLAVGFFNGFMLTRTRLPSFIITLGTFLMLTGLNLGFTKLISGTVSTKSIADMEGFPSARALFASKWEIGSVTLQITVLWWLALVALATWILLRTRAGNWIFAVGGGADAARAVGVPVVKTRIGLYMGVALCAWISGQHILFSFDVVQSGEGVGNEFLYIIAAVIGGCLMTGGYGSAIGSAVGAFIFGMTSNGIVYAQWNPDWFKFFLGAMLLLATLLNAWVRKRAEASK; encoded by the coding sequence ATGAGCGCCGCCACCGCCGTCGACGAGCGGCTCGCGCCGTCCTCCCTCGTACACAGGCTGCTCGGGCGCCCCGAGCTGGGCGCGGTCGTCGGCGCCGTCGCCGTCTTCGTCTTCTTCTCCGTCGCCGCCCCCACCTTCCTCCAGGCCTCCAGCATCAGCACGATCCTGTACTCGGCCTCCACCATCGGGATCATGGCGGTACCCGTGGCGATGCTGATGATCGGCGGCGAGTTCGACCTCTCCGCCGGTGTCATGGTCACGACCTCCGCCCTGGTGAGCTCGATGTTCAGCTACCAGATGACCGCGAACGTCTGGGTCGGCGTCGCAGTGTCGCTGCTGGTCACGCTGGCCGTCGGCTTCTTCAACGGCTTCATGCTGACCCGCACCAGGCTGCCCAGCTTCATCATCACGCTCGGCACCTTCCTGATGCTGACCGGCCTGAACCTCGGCTTCACCAAACTGATCAGCGGCACGGTCTCCACCAAATCCATCGCCGACATGGAGGGCTTCCCCTCCGCCCGCGCCCTCTTCGCCTCGAAGTGGGAGATCGGCTCGGTCACCCTCCAGATCACCGTCCTGTGGTGGCTGGCCCTGGTCGCCCTGGCCACCTGGATCCTGCTGCGCACCCGCGCCGGCAACTGGATCTTCGCCGTCGGCGGCGGCGCCGACGCGGCCCGCGCGGTCGGCGTGCCCGTCGTGAAGACCCGTATCGGGCTCTACATGGGCGTCGCCCTGTGCGCCTGGATCTCCGGCCAGCACATCCTCTTCTCGTTCGACGTGGTCCAGTCCGGCGAGGGCGTCGGCAACGAGTTCCTGTACATCATCGCGGCGGTCATCGGCGGCTGTCTGATGACCGGCGGCTACGGCTCCGCCATCGGCTCGGCCGTCGGCGCCTTCATCTTCGGCATGACCAGCAACGGCATCGTGTACGCCCAGTGGAACCCGGACTGGTTCAAGTTCTTCCTCGGCGCGATGCTCCTGCTGGCAACGCTCCTCAACGCATGGGTCCGCAAGCGGGCGGAGGCGAGCAAGTGA
- a CDS encoding tyrosine-type recombinase/integrase, which yields MLGWPSHQRRAIAMAGVPDCGPRTVAGDAAPPSAVRVISTRLAVPRRESPSALAQRLKHQPRRFPATEARQFLDAARSDGLHALYELALRTGLRKGKLLGLLWEDLDLTFGTASVRRSLQRTRTGGLTRLPTKPGRLSAVSRSRPNGCAPSRSTNTSRTRRGTAGSAWRESGLVFATPTGQPLDPVNLTRRSRSFLDLAALRRIRFQDLRHSTATLLLEQGSTLS from the coding sequence ATGCTCGGTTGGCCGAGTCACCAACGGAGGGCCATCGCCATGGCCGGCGTGCCCGACTGCGGGCCCCGTACCGTCGCCGGCGACGCGGCCCCGCCATCGGCGGTGAGGGTGATCTCGACACGCCTGGCGGTTCCCCGCCGAGAAAGTCCTTCAGCCCTCGCTCAGCGGCTCAAGCACCAGCCCAGGCGCTTCCCTGCGACGGAGGCTCGTCAGTTCCTCGACGCCGCCCGCTCGGACGGGCTCCACGCGCTGTACGAACTCGCCCTGCGCACCGGACTCCGCAAGGGCAAACTCCTGGGCCTCCTCTGGGAAGACCTCGACCTCACATTTGGAACGGCCAGCGTCCGGCGCTCGCTCCAGCGGACCCGCACCGGCGGCCTCACGCGTCTGCCCACCAAACCCGGGCGTCTGAGTGCCGTATCGCGCTCCCGACCGAATGGCTGCGCTCCCTCAAGGAGCACAAATACCAGCAGGACAAGGCGCGGGACAGCGGGGTCAGCCTGGCGGGAGAGCGGCCTCGTCTTCGCCACCCCTACCGGCCAACCTCTCGACCCGGTCAACCTCACCCGCCGCTCCCGCAGCTTCCTCGACCTGGCCGCACTCCGACGCATCCGCTTCCAAGACCTCCGGCACTCGACCGCCACCCTGCTCCTGGAACAGGGCTCGACCTTGTCGTGA
- a CDS encoding ROK family glucokinase, which produces MSTYRDFTLTHRGSARGTVLRTIGTRERRSHLTAPRVPTVGIDIGGTKVMAGVVDADGIILEKIRTETPDKSKSPKVVEDTIVELVLDLSDRHDVHAVGIGAAGWVDADRSRVLFAPHLAWRDEPLRDALQSRLAVPVMVDNDANTAAWAEWRFGAGRGEDHLVMITLGTGIGGAILEGGQVKRGRYGVAGEFGHMQVVPGGHRCPCGNRGCWEQYSSGNALVREARELAAADSPVAYNIIAKVGGNVAEITGPLITELAREGDAMCVELLQDIGQWLGVGIANLAAALDPSCFVIGGGVSAADDLLIGPARDAFRRHLTGRGYRPEARIAKAQLGPEAGMVGAADLARLVARRFRRATRRRVERYERYAQLGQLGRRRETAAPTDSKDDPQS; this is translated from the coding sequence ATGAGCACGTACCGGGACTTCACGCTCACCCACCGGGGGTCGGCGCGAGGCACCGTCCTGCGCACCATCGGAACCCGTGAGCGGCGGTCGCACCTGACCGCCCCGCGCGTCCCGACCGTCGGCATCGACATCGGCGGCACCAAGGTGATGGCCGGCGTCGTCGACGCCGACGGGATCATCCTGGAGAAGATCCGCACCGAGACCCCGGACAAGTCCAAGAGCCCCAAGGTCGTCGAGGACACCATCGTCGAGCTGGTCCTGGACCTCTCCGACCGGCACGACGTGCACGCCGTCGGCATCGGCGCGGCCGGCTGGGTCGACGCCGACCGCTCCCGGGTCCTCTTCGCACCCCACCTGGCCTGGCGCGACGAGCCCCTGCGCGACGCCCTGCAGTCCCGGCTCGCCGTCCCCGTCATGGTCGACAACGACGCCAACACCGCCGCCTGGGCGGAATGGCGCTTCGGCGCCGGACGCGGCGAGGACCACCTCGTCATGATCACGCTCGGTACCGGCATCGGCGGCGCCATCCTCGAAGGCGGCCAGGTCAAGCGCGGCCGGTACGGGGTCGCCGGCGAGTTCGGCCACATGCAGGTCGTCCCCGGCGGCCACCGGTGCCCCTGCGGCAACCGCGGCTGCTGGGAGCAGTACAGCTCCGGCAACGCCCTCGTACGCGAGGCCCGCGAGCTGGCCGCCGCCGACTCCCCGGTCGCCTACAACATCATCGCCAAGGTCGGCGGGAACGTCGCCGAGATCACCGGGCCGCTCATCACCGAGCTGGCCCGCGAGGGCGACGCCATGTGCGTCGAACTGCTCCAGGACATCGGCCAGTGGCTCGGCGTCGGCATCGCCAACCTCGCCGCCGCCCTCGACCCGTCCTGCTTCGTCATCGGCGGCGGCGTCAGCGCCGCCGACGACCTGCTGATCGGCCCCGCCCGGGACGCCTTCCGCCGCCATCTCACCGGCCGCGGCTACCGCCCCGAGGCCCGCATCGCCAAGGCCCAGCTCGGCCCCGAGGCGGGCATGGTCGGCGCCGCCGACCTCGCCCGGCTCGTCGCCCGGCGCTTCCGCCGCGCCACCCGCCGGCGGGTCGAGCGCTACGAGCGCTACGCGCAGCTGGGCCAGCTCGGCCGCAGGCGCGAGACCGCCGCACCCACGGACTCCAAGGACGACCCCCAGTCGTGA
- a CDS encoding Gfo/Idh/MocA family oxidoreductase — MRIGLIGTGRIGSFHAATLARHPEAGSLLLADSDPARAARLADRLGATAAPSVEQVFTWGVDAVVVASSTDGHAELVVRAVRGGLPVFCEKPVAPDLNRTLSVLREVAALGGLLQVGFMRRFDAGYRTARELVRSGALGRLHTVRTTTSDPAPPAADYLATSGGLYRDCMVHDFDMVRWVTGHEVVEVYAAGSDAGPPQFRQTGDVDTAAAVLVLDDGTLVTSTGTRCNGAGYDVRMELSGERDQVSAGLDDRTPIASTEPNGPPAASKPWTGFLERFGPAYEAELDAFVRQVRGETDNPCDGREALAALRVAEACELSRRERRRVRLEELPDLPAER; from the coding sequence ATGCGCATCGGGCTCATCGGAACTGGCCGGATCGGGTCGTTCCACGCGGCGACGCTCGCCCGCCATCCGGAGGCGGGCTCGCTCCTGCTCGCCGACTCCGATCCCGCGCGGGCGGCACGCCTCGCCGACCGGCTCGGGGCCACCGCCGCGCCCTCCGTGGAGCAGGTCTTCACCTGGGGCGTGGACGCGGTGGTCGTGGCCTCCTCCACCGACGGGCACGCGGAGCTGGTGGTACGGGCGGTACGCGGCGGGCTCCCGGTGTTCTGCGAGAAGCCGGTCGCCCCGGACCTGAACCGCACCCTGTCGGTACTGCGCGAGGTGGCGGCCCTGGGCGGGCTGCTGCAGGTGGGCTTCATGCGCCGCTTCGACGCCGGCTACCGCACGGCCCGGGAACTGGTTCGCTCGGGCGCCCTGGGCCGGCTGCACACCGTACGGACGACGACGTCGGATCCGGCGCCGCCGGCCGCCGACTACCTGGCGACCTCGGGCGGGCTGTACCGGGACTGCATGGTGCACGACTTCGACATGGTGCGGTGGGTGACCGGGCACGAGGTGGTGGAGGTGTACGCGGCCGGGTCGGACGCCGGTCCGCCGCAGTTCCGGCAGACGGGGGACGTCGACACGGCGGCGGCGGTCCTCGTCCTGGACGACGGCACCCTGGTCACGTCCACGGGCACCCGGTGCAACGGCGCCGGCTACGACGTGCGGATGGAGCTCTCCGGGGAGCGCGACCAGGTCTCCGCGGGACTGGACGACCGGACGCCGATCGCCTCGACCGAACCGAACGGGCCGCCGGCGGCGAGCAAGCCGTGGACCGGCTTCCTGGAGCGCTTCGGCCCGGCGTACGAGGCCGAGCTGGACGCCTTCGTACGGCAGGTGCGGGGCGAGACGGACAACCCCTGCGACGGGCGGGAGGCCCTGGCCGCGCTGCGCGTCGCGGAGGCCTGCGAGCTGTCGCGGCGGGAGCGGCGCCGGGTCCGGCTGGAGGAGCTCCCGGACCTGCCGGCGGAGCGGTGA
- a CDS encoding immunity protein TriTu family protein: protein MPLGVSLLASAQEWIHACSDEVRQSGVAMEINNSPVDRDLRSIQWILESSDKFGEIILWESGEAEVSFAVIETSEVRAEHRAITSRAELEDVLTEVLQWVIGSCD from the coding sequence ATGCCCCTAGGGGTTTCTCTGCTGGCAAGTGCGCAAGAATGGATCCATGCGTGCAGTGACGAGGTGCGCCAAAGCGGTGTAGCGATGGAGATCAATAATTCTCCTGTCGATCGAGATCTGCGATCCATTCAGTGGATTCTAGAAAGCTCGGACAAATTTGGAGAGATTATTCTCTGGGAGAGCGGGGAAGCTGAGGTCAGCTTCGCCGTAATCGAGACGAGCGAGGTCCGCGCCGAGCATCGCGCTATCACGAGCCGGGCAGAGCTCGAAGATGTCTTGACGGAAGTCCTGCAATGGGTGATCGGTTCGTGTGATTGA
- a CDS encoding ATP-binding cassette domain-containing protein — translation MGPQAGGGEQVTTDSTATTGTPAAKTALVKLTGVAKYYGNIRALQDVSLEVSAGEITCVLGDNGAGKSTLIKIIAGLHRHDAGTFEIEGEETVLANPRAALDHGIATVYQDLAVVPLMPVWRNFFLGSEPTKGRGPLRRLDVDLMRRTTRAELLRMGIDLRDVDQPIGTLSGGERQCVAIARAVHFGAKVLVLDEPTAALGVKQSGVVLKYVAAARDAGLGVVLITHNPHHAHLVGDRFVLLKRGTMAGSHTRDSITLDELTRQMAGGSELDELSHELERVAESGTGVADATARGAGLTGPADAADDASRTTAPTRDDTTR, via the coding sequence ATGGGTCCGCAAGCGGGCGGAGGCGAGCAAGTGACCACCGACAGCACCGCCACCACCGGGACGCCGGCGGCGAAGACCGCGCTGGTGAAGCTGACGGGCGTGGCCAAGTACTACGGCAACATCCGCGCCCTCCAGGACGTCTCCCTGGAGGTCTCCGCCGGCGAGATCACCTGCGTCCTCGGCGACAACGGCGCCGGCAAGTCCACCCTCATCAAGATCATCGCCGGGCTGCACCGGCACGACGCCGGCACCTTCGAGATCGAGGGGGAGGAGACCGTCCTCGCCAACCCGCGCGCGGCCCTCGACCACGGCATCGCCACCGTCTACCAGGACCTCGCCGTCGTCCCCCTCATGCCCGTCTGGCGCAACTTCTTCCTCGGCTCCGAGCCCACGAAGGGCCGCGGCCCCCTGCGCCGCCTCGACGTCGACCTCATGCGCCGCACCACCCGCGCCGAACTGCTGCGCATGGGCATCGACCTGCGCGACGTCGACCAGCCCATCGGCACCCTGTCCGGCGGCGAGCGGCAGTGCGTGGCCATCGCCCGCGCCGTCCACTTCGGGGCGAAGGTCCTCGTACTCGACGAGCCGACCGCCGCCCTCGGCGTCAAGCAGTCCGGCGTCGTCCTCAAGTACGTCGCCGCGGCCCGCGACGCCGGCCTCGGTGTGGTCCTGATCACCCACAACCCGCACCACGCCCACCTGGTCGGCGACCGCTTCGTCCTGCTCAAACGCGGCACCATGGCAGGCAGTCACACCCGCGACTCCATCACCCTCGACGAGCTCACCCGCCAGATGGCGGGCGGCTCCGAGCTCGACGAGCTGAGCCACGAACTGGAGCGGGTGGCAGAATCGGGGACGGGCGTCGCGGACGCCACCGCCCGCGGAGCCGGCCTCACCGGCCCGGCGGACGCAGCCGACGACGCCTCCCGCACCACCGCACCCACGAGGGACGACACCACTCGATGA
- a CDS encoding amino acid ABC transporter ATP-binding protein translates to MAVDPLIELRDVNKHFGPLHVLKDISLTVGRGEVVVVIGPSGSGKSTLCRAVNRLETVESGTILIDGEPLPAEGRDLARLRAEVGMVFQSFNLFAHRTVLANVSLAQVKVRGRGKREADRRSRELLERVGLADQADKFPAQLSGGQQQRVAIARALAMDPKALLFDEPTSALDPEMINEVLEVMRQLAREGMTMVVVTHEMGFARSAANRVLFMADGRIVEDRTPEEFFTAPETDRAKDFLSKILKH, encoded by the coding sequence ATGGCCGTCGATCCCCTGATCGAGCTGCGGGACGTCAACAAGCACTTCGGACCGCTGCACGTCCTGAAGGACATCAGCCTCACCGTCGGCCGCGGGGAGGTGGTGGTGGTCATCGGCCCCTCCGGCTCGGGAAAGTCCACCCTGTGCCGGGCGGTCAACCGGCTGGAGACCGTCGAGTCGGGCACGATCCTGATCGACGGGGAGCCGCTGCCCGCCGAGGGCAGGGACCTGGCACGGCTGCGCGCCGAGGTGGGGATGGTCTTCCAGTCCTTCAACCTCTTCGCGCACAGGACCGTCCTCGCCAACGTCTCCCTCGCGCAGGTCAAGGTCCGCGGACGGGGCAAGCGCGAGGCGGACCGGCGCTCACGGGAACTACTGGAGCGGGTCGGCCTCGCCGACCAGGCCGACAAGTTCCCCGCCCAGCTCTCCGGCGGCCAGCAGCAGCGCGTGGCCATCGCCCGAGCCCTCGCGATGGACCCCAAGGCGCTGCTCTTCGACGAGCCCACCTCCGCGCTGGACCCGGAGATGATCAACGAGGTGCTGGAGGTCATGCGGCAGCTCGCCCGGGAGGGCATGACCATGGTCGTGGTCACCCACGAGATGGGCTTCGCCCGCTCCGCGGCCAACCGCGTGCTCTTCATGGCCGACGGCCGGATCGTCGAGGACCGCACCCCCGAGGAGTTCTTCACCGCGCCGGAGACCGACCGGGCCAAGGACTTCCTCTCCAAGATCCTCAAGCACTGA
- a CDS encoding sugar ABC transporter substrate-binding protein: MGAVLAAVLGASLAGCSSTGGKRAEERAKAAEAGRPAVSTPRWTFAMVTHAGDGDTFWDIVQKGAKEAAAKDNINFVYSHDDQAQQQAQFVQNAIDQKVDGIIVSLAKPEALKDVVAKAVKAGIPVITVNSGSAQSAAYGALTHIGQDETIAGEAVGAELNKRGRKKTVCVLHEQGNVGHEQRCAGAKKTFSGTMENLYVEGTNMPSVQAAVQAKLQADPSVDAILTLGAPFAATAVKAKEAAGSKAEVDTFDLNDSVARDLTSGALGFAVDQQPYLQGYEAVDLLWLYRHNANVLGGGRPVLTGPQIVTAAEAAELEEYIKRGSR; the protein is encoded by the coding sequence GTGGGCGCGGTGCTCGCGGCGGTACTGGGGGCCTCGCTCGCGGGTTGCAGCAGTACCGGCGGCAAGCGCGCCGAGGAGCGGGCGAAGGCCGCCGAGGCGGGTCGGCCCGCCGTGTCCACCCCGCGCTGGACCTTCGCGATGGTGACCCACGCGGGCGACGGCGACACCTTCTGGGACATCGTCCAGAAGGGCGCCAAGGAGGCCGCGGCGAAGGACAACATCAACTTCGTCTACTCCCACGACGACCAGGCCCAGCAGCAGGCGCAGTTCGTGCAGAACGCCATCGACCAGAAGGTCGACGGGATCATCGTCAGCCTGGCCAAGCCCGAAGCCCTCAAGGACGTCGTCGCCAAGGCCGTCAAGGCGGGCATCCCGGTGATCACGGTCAACTCCGGATCCGCCCAGTCCGCCGCGTACGGGGCCCTCACCCACATCGGCCAGGACGAGACGATCGCGGGCGAGGCGGTCGGCGCCGAGCTGAACAAGCGCGGCCGCAAGAAGACCGTCTGCGTCCTGCACGAACAGGGCAACGTCGGCCACGAGCAGCGCTGCGCCGGAGCGAAGAAGACCTTCTCGGGAACGATGGAGAACCTGTACGTCGAAGGCACCAACATGCCCTCCGTACAGGCGGCCGTCCAGGCCAAGCTCCAGGCGGACCCGTCCGTCGACGCGATCCTCACCCTCGGCGCGCCCTTCGCGGCGACCGCCGTCAAGGCCAAGGAGGCCGCCGGCAGCAAGGCCGAGGTCGACACCTTCGACCTCAACGACTCCGTCGCCCGCGATCTGACGTCCGGCGCCCTCGGCTTCGCCGTGGACCAGCAGCCCTACCTGCAGGGGTACGAGGCCGTCGACCTCCTCTGGCTGTACCGCCACAACGCGAACGTGCTCGGCGGCGGCCGACCGGTCCTCACCGGACCGCAGATCGTCACGGCCGCGGAGGCCGCCGAGCTGGAGGAGTACATCAAGCGGGGCAGCCGATGA